The DNA region TACAGTTCGGGTATCTCATCGGGGCTATCCTGTAAATCCGCATCCATTGTAATCACAACGTCTCCCTTTGTGGCCTCAAAACCTACATTTAGCGCAGCAGATTTGCCATAATTTCTTCTGAATTTGATTCCCTTAATTGCGGTGTTCTGTAAGCGAAGCGATTCAATTACTTCCCACGATCGATCGGTACTGCCATCATCAACGAGAATAATTTCGTAACTGAAACCATTTTCGTTCATTACCTTGGCTATCCATGCCGTTAACTCAGGCAGCGATTCATCCTCGTTAAATAAGGGTACTATAACTGATATATCCATTTATTAAACTTTATCGTCATCGCGAGGCACCAAGCAATCTATTTAGTAAGATGTCACACTCCTTCCTTGTTACCCTGCTTCGTTCGCATCCGATAGCTATCGGATGACGAATTATTAAAAAACGTGCAAATTTCATCAAATTAAATGATAAAATGTGCACGTTAGAAATTTTGATTGGTATTTAAATGGCTTGTAACTTAAGCGTACATGAGTTTGCCTTTTTGAGTTGGAACCTCCCGGCCCAGGCTCACCGCCGTATCTATCCATTCTTGAATAACTACATGTGTGTTGTTTAGCGCCTCTACCTGTGTCATTCCATCTGCCATACATCCGGCCAACTCAGGCACTTCTGCGATAAACCTATCATCTTCTGCACTCCAATAAATGATTATCTCAAATTTCTGGTTATCAGAAGTACCCGAAAGCAATTTCAACATTCAGTTTTCAAATTTGCCCATATCCTTTGTTAAATTCTTCGCACAAACAACTTCAATAAAGATATGGAAAAGAATTTTGAACATGCTAAATTCGGACGGCAAAATTAGGAAAACAATTATGCCTCCGTTGGGAAGGTATTAAAGGTTTCAGGTTCTTTTCTTTTTAATATTGCAGCCAAAATCAATGAGATTATACCATATGATGCGATAGAAACGCCAAAGCTAGTAAACGTGTTTTTGAAGTTAGGCTCAAGCTTTTCCTGCATATTTCCACCCTTTTCCAGTGCGGCATCAATTTCGTCATTACCCAGGCCAAATTTAGCCATCATTGCCCGTTGAGCATCCTCAATAGCGGCAGCTGCTCTCGCCGGCAAATCAGGGTCGATAAACTTCATCAATACAAAATTGTAAAGTGTAGCCGTTATCGCCAAAATTAGCGATATAATTAAAAAAGCTTTGAATGCCTCGCCAAAAGTCCAAAACCCACCAATCTCCTTGCGAATGTTGATTCCAGAAATAACCAGTAACGCAATAAAAACGATAAAAATTCCGATCGAAACCATAAAATTGGTGTAAACCAATACCGGATTTACAAAATGTAAGGTAAGCGATAATACGATTGAAACTGCCGCAAGGATGAAGCCGTATTTAAGCGATAGTTGGGAAATTTGAGCACTTTTGTCCATAATAAAGAAGTTTAATTTAGTTGTTAATGGTTGTTATCAATGTATAAGATGCAGTTTCAAAAGCTTTGTTACTACTAAATTGTGTTAATTCTTTGGTGGTGGTTGCGCTGCCTTCTACATCGAGGAAAAAAACCATAAACGGCACAAAAAGCGCTTGTAATTCTTCGCTGATGTTTAATTTTTCAGCAGCCTTGCAAATAGCCTCAACACTGCTTTCTGCCAAATTCTGGTTGCTGATCATTTCCTCATAAATTTCAAATTCATCTTGGAACTCGTCATCTTCAACTAACAAAAATTCTTTCAAAAAATCGCCCAGTTCAGGTTCAAGGTCTTCATCCTTACACTCTTTAATATAAAGCAGCAGGTTTAGTAATTCCGTTCCCCTGTCAATGGTATCCTCTTCAATATTTGCCCATTCATCGCCCTCCAAATAATCATCTTCTAGTTTCTGAACATCGCTACTGAAGAAATTAATCATCAGCAAATCGAAAAACACTTCGCGTAACTCCTCAAATTTTGGGTGCGAATCAAAAACTTCATCAAAGGCGGTAACCTTATCCAAAAAATTTACATCGAGTTCAAAAGCGGCTACCAGCTCGGTTTCGAAATTTTCGACGTTTATCGCCGAAACCTCGGCATATTTATTCAACGATGCGACAAGCGCATTTTTTACTCTGTTATCCATAGTTTTAGTATCAAGTAGTTCGTATCAAGACAAAATGCTCTGTGGCCTGAGTTAACTAAATCGTTCTCTTTACGCTTTAAAGATCTGTCCATTGTTAACTGCCAACATAACCTTTCCGGTAAGTTCAGTGCCCAACAATGGGCTGTTAGCTGATTTTGAGAAGTTGCTTGCTGAATTATACTGCCACTTTTCGGTTGGATTGAAGACTGTAAAGTTTGCATTTGCCCCTTCTTCGATTACCGGAATTGCTAAATTTAACAATTTGCGTGGATTAACGGCCAACTTTTCTGCAATTAAACCCGAATCGAGACCGGCCCTTAGCAACAATGGAAGTACGGTTTGAAGTGCGATAATGCCGTAATGGGCAATTTCGAATTCAACATTTTTAAACTCAATCTCCTCCGGGCGATGTTGCGAGGTGATGGCATCAATTGTACCATCTTTTAGTCCTGCTATTAAAGCCTTTACATCCGCTTGGCTCCGCAGTGGCGGTTTAACTTTGTAATTGCTGTCGAAATCGGCCAAAAGTTCTTCAGTAAACACCAGATGATGGGCGGTAACATCGCACGAAACGCGAACACCATCTTTTTTCGCCTTGCGGATAAGCGCTACCGAACCCGCGGTAGAAATATTGCTGATATGAACCTTGGTTTCGTTATAGGCAGCCAAAAAAATATCGCGTGCGATGTGCATTTCTTCTGCCAACGCGGGCATGCCTTTCATACCTAACAAAACAGAGTTTTTGCTCTCGTTAATTTGCGATTTTCCAGCAATTGATTTATTCTCCGGATAAACCATCAACAAAGCGTCGAAACCTTTACCATACTGGAGCGCACGGCTCATAAAACCATCATCCTGCAATGGCCTGTCGCCATCAGAGAAAGCCACAGCACCTGCCTGCTGCATATCGAACAGTTCGGCCAGTTCCTTTCCTTCGCGGTTTTGGCTGATTGCCCCAATTGGCAAAACATCAACTAAATTCGCCTTCGTTTTATTGATAATATATTCTACCTGCGATTTCGATTG from Pedobacter endophyticus includes:
- a CDS encoding type II toxin-antitoxin system HicB family antitoxin; protein product: MLKLLSGTSDNQKFEIIIYWSAEDDRFIAEVPELAGCMADGMTQVEALNNTHVVIQEWIDTAVSLGREVPTQKGKLMYA
- a CDS encoding DUF4199 domain-containing protein, which translates into the protein MDKSAQISQLSLKYGFILAAVSIVLSLTLHFVNPVLVYTNFMVSIGIFIVFIALLVISGINIRKEIGGFWTFGEAFKAFLIISLILAITATLYNFVLMKFIDPDLPARAAAAIEDAQRAMMAKFGLGNDEIDAALEKGGNMQEKLEPNFKNTFTSFGVSIASYGIISLILAAILKRKEPETFNTFPTEA
- a CDS encoding dihydroorotase, yielding MNLLVKNVTIADPQSSFNKQSCDVSIVDGKIQSIGKLTPQNDQTVFDGEGCFLTPGFFDLNCVAGDPGFETKEDLQTLTSAAKAGGFTGLALLPQTSPVVQSKSQVEYIINKTKANLVDVLPIGAISQNREGKELAELFDMQQAGAVAFSDGDRPLQDDGFMSRALQYGKGFDALLMVYPENKSIAGKSQINESKNSVLLGMKGMPALAEEMHIARDIFLAAYNETKVHISNISTAGSVALIRKAKKDGVRVSCDVTAHHLVFTEELLADFDSNYKVKPPLRSQADVKALIAGLKDGTIDAITSQHRPEEIEFKNVEFEIAHYGIIALQTVLPLLLRAGLDSGLIAEKLAVNPRKLLNLAIPVIEEGANANFTVFNPTEKWQYNSASNFSKSANSPLLGTELTGKVMLAVNNGQIFKA